A single Bosea sp. PAMC 26642 DNA region contains:
- a CDS encoding aconitase X swivel domain-containing protein: protein MELTADILIPGEAVSGPCLALTAPISFWGGIDPRSGTIIDARHPQRGECIAGTVLALPGTIGSSSASAVLLELVHAGKAPAAILMDAPDAILLLGLIVAREMGWPVPPAMRVSASEQGNLAGHRLLLSKAGTITTV, encoded by the coding sequence ATGGAGCTGACGGCCGACATCCTGATCCCCGGCGAGGCCGTCTCCGGGCCATGCCTGGCACTGACCGCCCCGATCAGCTTCTGGGGCGGCATCGACCCGCGCAGCGGCACGATCATCGATGCGCGCCATCCGCAACGCGGCGAATGCATCGCCGGTACCGTGCTGGCGCTGCCGGGCACCATTGGCTCCTCCTCGGCGTCCGCCGTGCTGCTCGAACTCGTCCATGCCGGCAAGGCCCCCGCCGCGATCCTGATGGACGCGCCCGACGCGATCCTGCTGCTGGGCCTCATCGTCGCCCGCGAGATGGGCTGGCCCGTGCCGCCGGCCATGCGAGTGTCGGCGTCCGAGCAAGGAAATCTCGCCGGACACCGGCTTCTGCTGTCGAAGGCTGGCACGATCACGACCGTCTGA